The Mesorhizobium sp. B1-1-8 genome contains a region encoding:
- a CDS encoding amylo-alpha-1,6-glucosidase, with the protein MMELDERKLDPAVALASLDETAPREPHRLFALKQGDCFTVADAYGDIRGSGDGFFRDDTRILSEFRLTVGGRQMSLLGASLSQDNVLFTSNLTNLPIQSAAGRDIPQGAIHIERVRLIWQDRLFERITLSNYSREHSTIVVSLHFAADFRDMFEVRGSTRPKRGTTHVAKTDKMSVLLGYDGLDGLPRLSAISFSQTPDQLSDNRADFLIAVTKRSSKVLYVEVGPEASETPSRDRFRAAAARARFGMRAKRRHGATVRSSGRVFNDWVERARADVALLTTELSTGPYPYAGIPWFSTAFGRDGVISGLQMLWLNPGLARGVLAFLAEHQATETSPFSDSQPGKIMHETRKGEMAALLELPFGRYYGGVDTTPLYIHLACAYADRTGDMAFIDKLWPSLKAAAEWTEEASRATGFVTYQRAAGSGLANQGWKDSFDSVFHADGRMPKGPIALVEVQGYVFAAFRGLAALARRRGEYAQAEHWEGRAEEIRIAVERDFWMDDLSFYAIAIDGEGEPCKVRTSNAGHLLYAGLPQPERAKMVADQLLSASFHSGWGLRTLADDAIFFNPMSYHNGSIWPHDTALCGVGLARYGERDSVVRLMSGTFESAVHFNMRLPELFCGFTRAPGEAPIAYPVACLPQAWSAGSSFMLMQACLGLEIDGWQGELHVTRPRLPIGIDTLTLRHLAVGDKAIDLTFQRVGDRVVAFLSDRHEGLVPLIVRT; encoded by the coding sequence ATGATGGAGCTCGACGAGCGCAAGCTCGATCCCGCCGTGGCCCTTGCCTCGCTGGACGAAACGGCGCCGCGCGAGCCGCACCGGCTGTTCGCGCTCAAGCAAGGCGATTGTTTTACCGTCGCCGATGCCTATGGCGACATCAGGGGCTCCGGCGACGGTTTCTTCCGCGACGACACCCGCATCCTGTCCGAGTTTCGGCTGACCGTCGGCGGCAGGCAGATGTCGCTGCTCGGCGCCTCGCTCAGCCAGGACAATGTGCTGTTCACCTCCAACCTGACCAACCTGCCGATCCAGAGTGCTGCCGGCCGCGACATTCCGCAAGGCGCGATCCACATCGAGCGCGTCAGGCTGATCTGGCAGGACCGGCTGTTCGAGCGCATCACGCTTTCCAACTACAGCCGCGAACATTCGACCATCGTCGTCTCGTTGCATTTCGCCGCCGACTTCCGCGACATGTTCGAAGTGCGTGGCTCGACACGGCCGAAACGCGGAACAACGCATGTGGCTAAGACCGACAAGATGTCGGTGCTGCTTGGCTATGACGGTCTCGACGGGCTGCCGCGGCTGTCGGCGATATCGTTCTCGCAGACGCCCGACCAACTGAGCGACAATCGCGCCGACTTCCTGATCGCGGTGACCAAACGCAGCAGCAAGGTGCTCTATGTCGAGGTCGGTCCGGAGGCTTCCGAAACGCCCAGCCGTGATCGGTTCCGCGCGGCTGCCGCCCGCGCGCGCTTCGGCATGCGCGCCAAGCGCCGGCACGGCGCCACGGTGCGCAGCTCCGGCCGCGTCTTCAACGACTGGGTCGAGCGTGCTCGCGCCGATGTGGCGCTGCTCACCACCGAGCTTTCGACCGGGCCTTATCCTTATGCCGGCATCCCGTGGTTTTCGACAGCCTTCGGCCGCGACGGCGTGATCTCCGGGCTGCAGATGCTGTGGCTCAATCCCGGCCTGGCGCGCGGCGTGCTGGCTTTCCTGGCCGAGCATCAGGCGACCGAGACATCGCCGTTCAGCGATTCCCAGCCGGGCAAGATCATGCACGAGACGCGCAAGGGCGAGATGGCGGCGCTGCTCGAGCTTCCCTTCGGCCGCTATTATGGCGGCGTCGACACGACCCCGCTCTACATCCATCTCGCCTGCGCCTATGCCGACCGAACCGGCGATATGGCTTTCATCGACAAGCTCTGGCCGTCGCTCAAGGCCGCGGCCGAATGGACGGAGGAGGCAAGCCGCGCGACAGGTTTCGTCACTTATCAGCGCGCCGCCGGGTCCGGGCTCGCCAACCAGGGCTGGAAGGACAGTTTCGACTCCGTCTTCCATGCCGACGGCCGCATGCCCAAGGGGCCGATCGCGCTGGTCGAGGTGCAGGGTTATGTCTTTGCAGCATTCCGCGGCCTCGCGGCACTCGCGCGCCGCCGCGGCGAATACGCGCAAGCCGAGCACTGGGAGGGCCGCGCCGAAGAAATACGGATCGCCGTCGAACGTGACTTCTGGATGGATGATCTCAGCTTTTACGCCATTGCCATCGACGGCGAGGGCGAGCCTTGCAAGGTGCGAACTTCCAATGCCGGGCATCTGCTCTATGCAGGCCTGCCTCAGCCGGAGCGGGCGAAAATGGTCGCAGACCAGTTGCTGTCGGCTTCGTTCCATTCGGGCTGGGGGCTGAGGACGCTCGCCGACGACGCGATTTTCTTCAATCCGATGTCTTACCACAACGGCTCGATCTGGCCGCATGACACGGCGCTCTGCGGTGTCGGCCTGGCGCGCTATGGCGAGCGCGACAGTGTGGTGCGGCTGATGAGCGGCACCTTCGAATCGGCCGTGCATTTCAACATGCGGCTGCCGGAACTGTTCTGCGGCTTCACCCGGGCGCCGGGCGAGGCGCCGATCGCCTATCCGGTCGCCTGCCTGCCGCAGGCCTGGTCGGCGGGCTCCTCCTTCATGTTGATGCAGGCCTGCCTCGGCCTGGAAATCGACGGCTGGCAGGGCGAACTCCACGTTACCAGGCCGCGGCTTCCGATCGGCATCGACACGCTCACGCTGCGGCATCTGGCCGTCGGCGACAAGGCGATCGATCTGACTTTCCAGCGCGTCGGCGACCGTGTCGTCGCCTTTCTGTCGGACCGGCATGAGGGCCTCGTGCCGCTGATCGTGCGGACCTAG
- a CDS encoding glycosyltransferase family 4 protein: MRIAHVAPLYESVPPRLYGGTERIVFYLTEALVELGHDVTLFASGDSETSARLVSGRDQAIRLDQRPKKSEIAAHLAMLADVRERAGEFDVIHFHLSHFQHFPFFEHMAGRTVTTPHGRLDYVDLAPAYKRFPRFPMISISHSQKKGLPEANFIATIHHGIPVDAYAPTYDAPAGEPYLAFLGRLSRDKRPDRAIEIARRSGLKLKLAAKIGDDDRAYFHDEVEALIDGDRIDYLGEITEDKKAAFLGNAAGLLFPIDWPEPFGLAPIEAMACGTPVIAWKEGALPEIIDQGVTGFVVDSVDAAVAAVPSLVQLDRRNVRAVFEKRFSATRMARDYLAAYMRLTGAREAKAS; the protein is encoded by the coding sequence ATGCGCATTGCCCATGTCGCGCCGCTCTATGAGTCCGTGCCGCCAAGGCTCTATGGCGGCACGGAGCGCATCGTCTTCTATCTCACCGAAGCGCTGGTGGAATTGGGACACGACGTGACGCTGTTCGCGAGCGGCGACAGCGAGACCTCGGCGCGGCTGGTGTCGGGTCGCGACCAGGCGATACGGCTCGACCAGCGGCCGAAGAAATCGGAGATCGCCGCGCATCTTGCGATGCTTGCCGACGTGCGCGAGCGCGCCGGCGAGTTCGATGTCATCCACTTCCACCTCAGCCATTTCCAGCATTTTCCCTTCTTCGAGCACATGGCAGGGCGAACGGTGACGACACCGCACGGCCGGCTCGACTATGTCGATCTCGCGCCGGCCTACAAGCGCTTCCCGCGCTTTCCGATGATCTCGATTTCGCACAGCCAGAAGAAGGGGTTGCCGGAGGCCAATTTCATCGCAACGATCCACCACGGCATCCCGGTCGATGCCTATGCACCGACATATGACGCGCCCGCCGGCGAGCCTTATCTGGCTTTTCTGGGGCGGCTTTCGCGCGACAAGCGGCCCGATCGCGCAATCGAGATCGCGCGCCGTTCGGGACTGAAGCTGAAGCTGGCGGCCAAGATCGGCGATGACGACCGCGCTTATTTCCACGACGAGGTCGAGGCGCTCATCGACGGCGACCGTATCGACTATCTCGGCGAGATTACCGAAGACAAGAAGGCGGCGTTCCTCGGCAACGCGGCAGGTCTGCTCTTTCCCATCGACTGGCCGGAGCCGTTCGGCCTTGCCCCGATCGAGGCCATGGCCTGCGGCACGCCGGTGATCGCCTGGAAGGAAGGCGCTCTGCCGGAGATCATCGACCAGGGCGTGACCGGCTTCGTCGTGGATTCGGTCGACGCCGCCGTGGCGGCGGTACCGTCCCTTGTCCAGCTCGACAGGCGAAATGTCAGGGCGGTCTTCGAAAAGCGGTTTTCGGCCACCAGAATGGCGCGCGACTACCTAGCTGCCTATATGCGGCTGACCGGCGCCAGGGAAGCGAAGGCCTCCTGA
- a CDS encoding ROK family transcriptional regulator, whose amino-acid sequence MTLKKAISGTNLEQAKSHNRRVVIEAIRTNGSLSRAAIARLTALSSQTISNIVEELEMAGVLRPQATLKGARGQPAVPYSINPDGGYSIGLQLDHQLAVGIVTDLSGTMRARVEKSVDQPTPAEAMPLLAAVAGELIASSGLDRTRLFGIGMAMPGPFGVEGMTSVGPTALPGWNDFPVAEELQRLTGIAVTVENDATAAAIGERLYGVARNLDSFVYLFIGTGLGAGLFLDGHLYKGSRHNAGEIGHIIVKPEGLPCDCGKRGCLERYVSLRAAYEKLDLPDPDHASPDLLQELLARGDSRLESWIAGAIDPLRQAIDVLELALDPETIVLGGFMPLPVIEELADRLEPLHLSVSSTRARVTPRVLVGAAGKDTSVLGAAALPIFSETNPQFDVLQKPHGR is encoded by the coding sequence ATGACGCTCAAGAAAGCCATCTCCGGCACCAATCTCGAACAGGCCAAATCGCACAACCGCCGCGTGGTGATCGAGGCGATCCGCACCAACGGCTCGCTGTCGCGGGCGGCGATCGCCAGGCTGACGGCGCTGTCGTCGCAAACCATTTCCAACATCGTCGAGGAATTGGAAATGGCCGGGGTGCTGCGCCCGCAAGCAACGCTCAAGGGCGCGCGCGGCCAGCCGGCCGTGCCCTACTCCATCAATCCCGACGGCGGCTATTCGATCGGCCTGCAGCTTGACCACCAGCTTGCCGTCGGCATCGTTACCGACCTCTCCGGCACCATGCGCGCCCGCGTCGAAAAAAGCGTCGACCAGCCGACGCCTGCCGAGGCGATGCCTTTGCTTGCCGCCGTCGCCGGCGAGCTGATCGCCAGTTCCGGCCTGGACCGGACGCGGCTTTTCGGCATCGGCATGGCGATGCCCGGCCCGTTCGGCGTCGAGGGCATGACCTCGGTCGGCCCGACCGCCCTGCCCGGCTGGAACGATTTTCCTGTGGCGGAAGAATTGCAACGGCTGACCGGCATCGCCGTCACCGTCGAAAACGACGCCACCGCGGCGGCAATCGGCGAACGGCTCTACGGCGTTGCCCGCAACCTCGACAGCTTCGTATACCTGTTCATCGGAACGGGGCTTGGCGCCGGCCTCTTCCTCGACGGCCATCTCTACAAGGGCAGCCGCCACAATGCCGGCGAGATCGGCCACATCATCGTCAAGCCCGAGGGCTTGCCTTGCGACTGCGGCAAGCGCGGTTGCCTTGAGCGCTATGTCTCACTGCGCGCGGCCTACGAAAAGCTCGACCTTCCCGACCCCGACCACGCCTCTCCCGACCTGCTGCAGGAGTTGCTGGCCCGCGGCGACAGCCGGCTCGAATCCTGGATCGCGGGAGCGATCGATCCGCTGCGGCAGGCGATTGATGTGCTTGAGCTGGCGCTCGACCCTGAAACCATAGTTCTGGGCGGTTTCATGCCGCTGCCGGTCATCGAAGAATTGGCCGACCGGCTCGAGCCGCTGCATCTCTCGGTGAGTTCGACCCGCGCCCGCGTCACACCGCGCGTCCTGGTCGGCGCCGCCGGCAAAGACACCTCGGTGCTGGGAGCAGCAGCCTTGCCGATCTTTTCGGAGACCAACCCGCAATTCGACGTGCTGCAGAAGCCGCACGGCCGATAA
- a CDS encoding PQQ-dependent sugar dehydrogenase — translation MRQLDGCAKWTAAALLCAAALGAAGCSDNDNTDPKDQIGPNPKLPEITQYLFPPMHLASVVGWKNDEKPTVTKGLQIQALAKGLQHPRSLYMLPNGDILVVESTAPPEATAKRPKDIVMDWVESWVTSGGDTGPSNRITLLRDTNGDGVPEYQGVFLDHLNSPFGVALVGNDLYVANTDAIVRYPYQPGDTKITAPGKVLMELPGGPIDHHWTKSLVASPDGSLLYVGVGSNSNITENGVQAEKDRAAIWEVDRATGRARIFASGLRNPNGLSFEPESKALWTVVNERDELGPNLVPDYMTSVKDGAFYGWPYSYYGQHVDPRVMPQRPDMVAKAIAPDYALSSHVAPLGLAFYTGTSLPQSYRGGAFVGEHGSWNRGRFNGYKVVFVPFSGGHPNGTAQDVVTGFLNDKGEARGRPVGVAVDKSGALLIADDVGNTVWRVTAAAPGST, via the coding sequence ATGAGACAGCTTGATGGATGCGCCAAATGGACAGCGGCGGCGCTGTTATGCGCGGCCGCCTTGGGCGCTGCAGGTTGCAGCGACAATGACAACACGGACCCAAAGGATCAGATCGGTCCAAATCCGAAGCTGCCGGAGATTACCCAGTACCTCTTCCCGCCTATGCACCTGGCTTCGGTGGTTGGCTGGAAGAATGACGAAAAGCCCACGGTCACGAAAGGCCTGCAAATCCAGGCGCTGGCCAAGGGCCTGCAGCATCCGCGCTCGCTTTACATGCTGCCCAATGGCGACATCCTGGTCGTGGAATCGACGGCGCCGCCCGAAGCGACGGCCAAGCGGCCAAAGGATATCGTCATGGATTGGGTCGAATCCTGGGTTACCTCGGGCGGCGACACCGGGCCGAGCAATCGCATCACCTTGCTGCGCGACACCAATGGTGACGGCGTGCCGGAATACCAGGGTGTATTCCTCGACCATCTCAATTCGCCGTTCGGCGTCGCCCTGGTCGGCAACGATCTTTACGTCGCCAACACGGATGCCATCGTGCGCTATCCCTATCAGCCCGGCGACACCAAGATCACCGCGCCGGGCAAGGTGCTGATGGAATTGCCGGGCGGACCGATCGACCACCATTGGACGAAGAGCCTTGTGGCGAGCCCTGACGGTTCGCTGCTCTATGTCGGCGTCGGCTCGAACAGCAATATCACCGAGAACGGCGTCCAGGCCGAAAAAGATCGTGCCGCGATCTGGGAGGTCGATCGCGCCACCGGCCGTGCACGCATCTTCGCCAGCGGACTGCGCAACCCCAACGGCTTGTCGTTCGAGCCGGAAAGCAAGGCTCTTTGGACGGTGGTCAACGAACGCGACGAGCTCGGCCCGAACCTGGTGCCGGACTACATGACCTCGGTCAAGGATGGCGCTTTCTACGGCTGGCCCTACAGCTATTACGGCCAGCATGTCGATCCGCGCGTCATGCCGCAACGACCCGACATGGTGGCGAAAGCCATCGCGCCGGACTACGCGCTGAGCTCGCACGTCGCGCCGCTGGGACTTGCGTTTTACACCGGGACCAGCCTGCCGCAATCCTATCGCGGCGGCGCCTTTGTCGGCGAGCATGGCAGCTGGAACCGCGGTCGCTTCAACGGCTACAAAGTGGTCTTCGTGCCGTTCAGCGGCGGCCATCCGAACGGCACGGCACAGGATGTCGTCACAGGCTTCCTCAATGACAAAGGCGAGGCGCGCGGCAGGCCGGTCGGCGTGGCCGTCGACAAGTCCGGGGCATTGCTGATCGCCGACGATGTGGGCAACACAGTGTGGCGCGTGACCGCGGCAGCACCCGGATCGACTTAG